AAGTCAAATGCCATGAGCATGAAGGCCAACCCCTGCGGCTGCCGCTTCATGCGCTTGGCGAATAGTGCGAGGCTCTTGTCGGCCGCCGCTCGGAAGTCGGTTCGCTCCGTGATCGCCCCCAGTTTCAGCAGTGAGAGGATCGCCACCGAATTGCCGGAGGGCTCCGCACCATCATAGTCCTCCTTCACCCTTAGAATCAGATCTTTGACGTTCGAGGTGCTTTGCCAGAACCCGCCGTCGGTTCGATCGTAGAACCGCTCGATCATGGATTCCGCCAACGCGATTGCGAATTCCAGATGTCGGGGATCCAGGGTGGCCTGGTACAACTCCAGGGTTCCGCTCAGCAGAAAGGCGTAGGATTCCTGGAGCTGAACACGGTCGCGCTCGCCGTCGCGCCAGCGGTGGTAGAGCGTTTTGGTGGCGGGGTCCCAGAGTTTCGCTTGGAGGAAACTTAGGTTTTTCTCTGCCGCCTTCAGGTAGAGGTCATCTCCCAGGACGGCGTAGGCCCGAGCCACGGCACCGAGCATGAGGCCATTCCAGGATGCGAGTATTTTGTCGTCCAGATGAGGCCGCACTCGCTTGGCACGCCGTTGAAATAACTTTTGCTTGGCGCTGGCCAGCAGTTGCCGTTCCTCCGGATTGAGTTTGTCATCCGCGATGCTGAGCACGTTTTGGTGGGGCAGAGCCTCGGGATCGCTGTGATCGTGAAAGTTTCCTTCCTGAGTGATGCCAAAGTAGCGGGCGGCGATTTTGAATTCGGCCGTCGTCAGCAACTCCTGCAGTTCGGTGCGCGTCCAGCAATAGAACTTTCCTTCCTTGCCCTCGCTGTCGGCGTCCTCGGCGGAGTAGAAACCTCCGTCGGGGTGGGTCATGTCGCGCAAAATATAGCGCAGGATGTCGCGCACCACGGCGGCAAACTCAGGACGGTCGCCGGCGAGATGGGCATCGAGGTAGAGCTGCACGAGCTGGGCATTGTCGTAGAGCATCTTCTCGAAATGTGGCACCAGCCAGCGTTCGTCGACCGAGTAGCGCGAGAATCCGCCGCCGAGCTGATCGTAGATGCCGCCGGCCGCCATCTTGTCACACGTGTGCAGCACCATGCGGGTCGCCTCGGCATCCTGGAATCGATCGGCGTAGCGGAGCAGGTAGAGCGGATG
The window above is part of the Verrucomicrobiales bacterium genome. Proteins encoded here:
- a CDS encoding thioredoxin domain-containing protein, which codes for MRTSFHFIIALTGTMAIDANLATGARAAAPSSLSPLPSPASPSKVTRSSLPTSMPTPHSPAHTNRLAREKSPYLLQHQHNPVDWHAWGEEAFAKARAEKKPIFLSIGYSTCHWCHVMERESFEKEDTAAVLNAHFISIKVDREERPDVDKIYMTFVQAMTGSGGWPLNVFLTPDLKPFFGGTYWPPEKKFGRPSFKDVLLQVHQAWTNQHEKIAESATSLHGQLQELVAREADSTATLKTNDLHQAGASLKEGYDSKNGGFGKAPKFPTPSHPLYLLRYADRFQDAEATRMVLHTCDKMAAGGIYDQLGGGFSRYSVDERWLVPHFEKMLYDNAQLVQLYLDAHLAGDRPEFAAVVRDILRYILRDMTHPDGGFYSAEDADSEGKEGKFYCWTRTELQELLTTAEFKIAARYFGITQEGNFHDHSDPEALPHQNVLSIADDKLNPEERQLLASAKQKLFQRRAKRVRPHLDDKILASWNGLMLGAVARAYAVLGDDLYLKAAEKNLSFLQAKLWDPATKTLYHRWRDGERDRVQLQESYAFLLSGTLELYQATLDPRHLEFAIALAESMIERFYDRTDGGFWQSTSNVKDLILRVKEDYDGAEPSGNSVAILSLLKLGAITERTDFRAAADKSLALFAKRMKRQPQGLAFMLMAFDFAHEEPRRVVIAGDPGDRHTRSLLQAAHAVYQPGKVILGTAGPVEAFARTLKPHEGKPTAYVCTGTACKPPAQEPLAVKKWLK